A region from the Candidatus Thiothrix putei genome encodes:
- the rfbB gene encoding dTDP-glucose 4,6-dehydratase — MTTTYTPKHLLVTGGAGFIGTNFVHFWLQQYPNTRLVILDALTYAGRYENLQPLEGQSNFRFVHGDILDQPLVEQLLREETIDTIVHFAAESHVDRSIYGPDAFLKTNIDGTHSLLKAAKTVWLDEKPGFVHRFHHVSTDEVYGTLSATDPAFTETTPYAPNSPYAASKAASDHVVRAYQHTYGLQTTTSNCSNNYGPYQYPEKLIPLAISNLLQGKPVPIYGDGQQIRDWLYVDDHNRGIDLIIRTGRIGETYNIGGNNEQANLSLIHELCALLDARFPDSPHVPHNQHIVYVTDRPGHDRRYAIDNSKICSELGYVPAETFQSGLAKTLDWYLSHPDFWQGDVKLFGTHEGKA; from the coding sequence ATGACAACGACATACACACCTAAACATCTGCTCGTCACTGGCGGCGCAGGCTTTATCGGCACAAATTTCGTGCATTTTTGGCTGCAACAATACCCAAACACCCGCTTGGTGATTCTGGATGCACTGACCTACGCTGGGCGCTACGAAAATCTGCAACCGTTGGAAGGACAAAGCAATTTCCGCTTCGTGCATGGCGATATTCTGGATCAGCCGTTGGTAGAGCAGTTGCTGCGCGAGGAAACCATCGACACGATTGTGCATTTCGCGGCTGAATCGCACGTTGACCGCTCGATTTATGGCCCGGATGCGTTCCTGAAAACCAATATCGACGGCACACACAGCTTGCTGAAAGCGGCAAAAACCGTGTGGCTGGATGAGAAACCGGGCTTTGTACACCGTTTCCACCACGTTTCCACCGATGAAGTGTATGGCACATTGTCAGCAACCGACCCAGCATTTACGGAAACCACCCCGTATGCGCCGAATTCGCCGTATGCCGCCAGCAAAGCTGCGTCTGATCACGTAGTCCGCGCCTACCAGCATACCTACGGCTTGCAGACCACGACCAGCAACTGCTCCAACAATTATGGCCCATACCAGTACCCGGAAAAGCTGATCCCGCTGGCGATTTCCAACCTGTTGCAAGGCAAACCCGTGCCGATTTATGGCGATGGTCAGCAAATCCGCGACTGGTTATACGTTGACGATCATAACCGGGGCATCGACCTGATTATCCGCACCGGGCGCATCGGCGAAACCTACAACATAGGCGGCAACAATGAGCAGGCAAACCTGAGCCTGATCCACGAATTGTGCGCATTGCTGGATGCACGTTTCCCCGATTCGCCGCATGTACCACACAATCAGCACATTGTGTACGTGACTGATCGTCCGGGGCATGACCGCCGTTACGCCATCGACAACAGCAAAATTTGCAGCGAATTGGGTTATGTACCCGCAGAAACCTTCCAAAGCGGTTTGGCAAAAACGCTGGATTGGTATTTGAGTCACCCCGACTTCTGGCAAGGTGATGTCAAGTTGTTTGGCACACACGAGGGCAAGGCTTAA